DNA sequence from the Liolophura sinensis isolate JHLJ2023 chromosome 1, CUHK_Ljap_v2, whole genome shotgun sequence genome:
ATTGCATTAACCATCTCTATTACACATTGAAATATATCATGTGTCTGCACTGAGACAATTCGCATACGCGTATAATACGCAAGTACTTCTCTGCACTACTTCTCTTTACTACTTCTCAACGTTTGTATCTTTTAGCTCGGTGAGCTGATCAATTTGCCACCACACTGAGCGCATAACCAATCACCGTCTCAGGCGGGATATCACAAAGCAGGATAGAGATAAAGATGGACTCAGCCACAGAATATTTCCCAgttgtaaataatttatatatcaGTAGAATGCAATGCATATCCATATCCGACACCTTAACTGCGCGAGATCATATACAAAGTTAAATAAACGCTTAAATGAATCATCCAATCAGGTGTGAAACAGAGATCCACAGCAATTTAGTAGAATATACAAATGGACGTTATTAGGAAATGGAAGGCATCTGAACAACAGCCATATATACACAGTTGTTACAGATTGTCCAGTTCTCGTCACAGTTACACGTGTCTCACATTTTAAATCATCACAAATCCTTACAGGGGCAAAGTGCATATCCAAGTTTAACGTTTATCATCGGTGTTACCCGGGTTGCACCAAAAATCCACTAGGAATAGCATAAATTGGAAGAGTCTATCTTTTGACGTGAAAACACTTTGGGCACAACACCTGCCTAAAGATAGTGTCTTGTTAATCTTTAGAAGTTCCAGTCAAAAGTTTATTCATGAAGACGTATCCAAACATTAAATCTGTCATAATATAGAAGCCGCTTGAAATCAGTTCAAAGAAACTTTCAGGAAGTCTTGAAGGATAATGGAGAATTTCAATATCTGGAAAGATTAAGCTGATTGTCGTCAAGTCAGGGGTATCGATCCTCGTGCTTAGAGAAAATCGCACGACTCGGAAGGACACGACAGGCCTTCCGATGGGCCACTAAAGCTTCGAGGTGGCAAGGTATCTGCAGACGGCTGAGAACCACAGATGGTGTTATTATTTTAGACGTGGGCTGTAAAGTCTATCAGCTTGCCACCAGGTCTTTGGAAGATACAAGAGACTTCCTGTGGAGTTAAGTAATCCCCTCAGCATTCTGCAGCCTCGGGTTCACCCTCCTGGGCCGCGTACTTATTCGCCAGCTCATCGGGTGGTCGTAAATCCACCTGGAACCGATGCTCTTTACCTTCCTGCTGTAGTTTCCGCATATTGACCCTGAACGCAAACGCCAGAGAAACGGCAACTTTCCGAGCCGATAACGAGGAATCACAGATAAAAGCATGACAATCCATTTTCTTGGATCTCGCCGACAGTTCTTGAACAACGATGAAGGTAAACACTCTCCAGAATTTCAAATCTTGGACACCGTAGGAAATAAAGTCGATTGGAAACGTACCTGCTTGCGGCATTGAATCGTCCTTGACTCTATTGTTCTTGTGTTCCCGTAGCTCTAGACCCTTGGGGGACACCACTAAATACATCAGAGGTAGTTCGACAGGTTTGTCGCCGGTCTCCAGCTGTTTAGTCACTTTCTTCACCATTTCATCCACAGGTTTCCGAACATGTTTAATCCCCCACAGACCGTCACATTCCCTTTTCCCCAGGTATTTGACAATAAAGCATTGTGGTAGTTTATCTATTGTCACCTCGGACAGATCTGGGTCCGGCTTAAGCTTGTCTTTGGCTGACGAGCCCTTTGACCGAGAACTGGAGGATTTATTGGTAGACTTAGTGAACTTTCGCAATAAACCTTTGACTGGATTCGTACCTTTTTTCTTGGTATTTTCTTTGGTGCTTGT
Encoded proteins:
- the LOC135473842 gene encoding uncharacterized protein LOC135473842, which codes for MAAVENDQPTNDKLNDSNYSAENASINSEGDAEDIIERLHDVTALTIPDRDIPSSIEDSDSTRSTEAAETGSVGAVSSTPSDTKNGTSEDGESSQHEDGVSNGVPESNSDATSTTSSDHKGENRTMNDDENRTSTKENTKKKGTNPVKGLLRKFTKSTNKSSSSRSKGSSAKDKLKPDPDLSEVTIDKLPQCFIVKYLGKRECDGLWGIKHVRKPVDEMVKKVTKQLETGDKPVELPLMYLVVSPKGLELREHKNNRVKDDSMPQAGTFPIDFISYGVQDLKFWRVFTFIVVQELSARSKKMDCHAFICDSSLSARKVAVSLAFAFRVNMRKLQQEGKEHRFQVDLRPPDELANKYAAQEGEPEAAEC